A window of the Procambarus clarkii isolate CNS0578487 chromosome 19, FALCON_Pclarkii_2.0, whole genome shotgun sequence genome harbors these coding sequences:
- the LOC123757605 gene encoding 2-acylglycerol O-acyltransferase 1 isoform X2 yields MIVSSAEVSGAGRGTDLSRVTMNMETSNMEASHSCVGTPPSQITLPAGDASTGNQKMEEISLANQNNEFLPPKCQEIEDIMPKSLKMGEIATKTQQEEDIFLNNANINNISSDAQKAEFIPLSDKGSQTEQYGMEFKDNFEQKQNIEKQNNMTNEESNEKSKLTKDEEEDLKRYNRKMPEDRSALKKDKIEEHFDRLPWVFGAIGRVLNFGISHGPQFAPLNIPFSRRLQTLAVLFWMSTFLFMGAGSLIFLIYLFLYTEYWWVSLCYLTWFLGDRTIRNRGGRRIEWVRRWCLWKHYRDFFPIHLIKTAELDPYKNYIMGYHPHGILAAGAFCHFATEGSNFSKRFPGFTPYLLTLEAQIILPFYREFFMSTGAVSATRESMDYLLGQEGSGRALCLVVGGAKESLDCHPGSVVLHLNKRKGFCKMALRHGASLVPMFSFGENEIYDQVANPEGSLIRRIQNNLQKVIGLAPCMFIGRGVFQYSFGIVPFRKPIYTVVGSPIDVPVVKNPTKEQIVGLHETYVNAVISLYNKYKHKYSEYPECEIKIV; encoded by the exons GGACAGACCTGTCAAGAGTAACAATGAATATGGAGACCAGCAACATGGAGGCTTCTCATTCTTGTGTTGGCACACCACCTTCCCAGATCACCTTGCCTGCAGGTGATGCTTCAACGGGCAACCAGAAAATGGAAGAGATTTCATTAGCCAACCAGAACAATGAGTTTTTACCACCAAAGTGTCAGGAAATTGAAGATATTATGCCAAAGAGCTTGAAAATGGGTGAGATTGCAACAAAGACTCAACAAGAGGAAGACATTTTCTTGAATAATGCAAACATTAATAATATTTCCTCAGACGCTCAGAAAGCCGAGTTTATTCCATTAAGTGATAAAGGGAGCCAGACAGAACAATATGGAATGGAGTTTAAAGACAATTTTGAGcagaaacaaaatatagaaaaacaaaacaatatGACAAATGAAGAATCAAATGAAAAATCTAAGTTGACAAAAGATGAAGAGGAAGACCTTAAAAGATACAATAGAAAAATGCCCGAAGATCGATCTGCTCTGAAGAAGGACAAAATTGAGGAACATTTTGACAG GTTGCCATGGGTGTTCGGAGCAATAGGTCGTGTTCTTAACTTCGGTATCAGCCATGGACCTCAGTTTGCGCCTCTCAACATCCCGTTCAGTCGACGTTTACAGACGTTGGCTGTTCTCTTTTGGATGTCAACATTTCTCTTCATGGGTGCTGGTTCCCTCATATTTCTTATTTACCTCTTCTTATATACAGAATATTG GTGGGTTTCCCTATGCTACTTGACGTGGTTCCTTGGAGATCGTACCATCCGCAACAGGGGTGGCAGGAG GATTGAGTGGGTGCGACGGTGGTGTTTGTGGAAGCACTATCGAGATTTCTTCCCAATCCACCTTATTAAAACTGCCGAGCTCGATCCCTATAAGAACTACATTATGGGATACCATCCTCATGGCATCCTCGCTGCTGGAGCATTTTGCCATTTTGCTACTGAAGGATCAAACTTTAGTAAG AGGTTCCCAGGATTCACACCTTACCTGCTAACACTGGAAGCTCAAATCATTCTTCCTTTCTACAGAGAATTCTTCATGTCTACTG GTGCTGTGAGTGCTACACGAGAGAGTATGGATTACCTGTTAGGCCAGGAAGGAAGTGGACGTGCCCTCTGCCTGGTGGTAGGTGGGGCAAAGGAGTCCCTGGATTGCCATCCTGGCAGTGTCGTTTTGCACCTCAACAAACGCAAAGGTTTCTGCAAGATGGCTCTCAGACATGG tgcttcgcttgtgccaatgttttctttTGGTGAGAATGAGATCTATGATCAAGTTGCTAATCCTGAAGGCTCATTAATACGTCGAATTCAAAACAATCTTCAGAAAGTCATTGGCTTGGCTCCGTGTATGTTTATTGGCCGAGGGGTGTTTCAATATAGCTTTGGCATTGTCCCCTTCCGAAAACCTATCTACACAGTTG TTGGCTCGCCAATTGATGTACCCGTGGTGAAGAATCCCACCAAGGAGCAGATTGTGGGTTTACACGAAACCTATGTCAATGCAGTGATTAGTCTGTATAACAAGTACAAACACAAGTATTCCGAATACCCAGAATGTGAAATTAAGATTGTTTAG
- the LOC123757605 gene encoding 2-acylglycerol O-acyltransferase 1 isoform X3, with amino-acid sequence MNMETSNMEASHSCVGTPPSQITLPAGDASTGNQKMEEISLANQNNEFLPPKCQEIEDIMPKSLKMGEIATKTQQEEDIFLNNANINNISSDAQKAEFIPLSDKGSQTEQYGMEFKDNFEQKQNIEKQNNMTNEESNEKSKLTKDEEEDLKRYNRKMPEDRSALKKDKIEEHFDRLPWVFGAIGRVLNFGISHGPQFAPLNIPFSRRLQTLAVLFWMSTFLFMGAGSLIFLIYLFLYTEYWWVSLCYLTWFLGDRTIRNRGGRRIEWVRRWCLWKHYRDFFPIHLIKTAELDPYKNYIMGYHPHGILAAGAFCHFATEGSNFSKTFRGITPHLLTLDGHFHLPFYREFFMASGAVSATRESMDYLLGQEGSGRALCLVVGGAKESLDCHPGSVVLHLNKRKGFCKMALRHGASLVPMFSFGENEIYDQVANPEGSLIRRIQNNLQKVIGLAPCMFIGRGVFQYSFGIVPFRKPIYTVVGSPIDVPVVKNPTKEQIVGLHETYVNAVISLYNKYKHKYSEYPECEIKIV; translated from the exons ATGAATATGGAGACCAGCAACATGGAGGCTTCTCATTCTTGTGTTGGCACACCACCTTCCCAGATCACCTTGCCTGCAGGTGATGCTTCAACGGGCAACCAGAAAATGGAAGAGATTTCATTAGCCAACCAGAACAATGAGTTTTTACCACCAAAGTGTCAGGAAATTGAAGATATTATGCCAAAGAGCTTGAAAATGGGTGAGATTGCAACAAAGACTCAACAAGAGGAAGACATTTTCTTGAATAATGCAAACATTAATAATATTTCCTCAGACGCTCAGAAAGCCGAGTTTATTCCATTAAGTGATAAAGGGAGCCAGACAGAACAATATGGAATGGAGTTTAAAGACAATTTTGAGcagaaacaaaatatagaaaaacaaaacaatatGACAAATGAAGAATCAAATGAAAAATCTAAGTTGACAAAAGATGAAGAGGAAGACCTTAAAAGATACAATAGAAAAATGCCCGAAGATCGATCTGCTCTGAAGAAGGACAAAATTGAGGAACATTTTGACAG GTTGCCATGGGTGTTCGGAGCAATAGGTCGTGTTCTTAACTTCGGTATCAGCCATGGACCTCAGTTTGCGCCTCTCAACATCCCGTTCAGTCGACGTTTACAGACGTTGGCTGTTCTCTTTTGGATGTCAACATTTCTCTTCATGGGTGCTGGTTCCCTCATATTTCTTATTTACCTCTTCTTATATACAGAATATTG GTGGGTTTCCCTATGCTACTTGACGTGGTTCCTTGGAGATCGTACCATCCGCAACAGGGGTGGCAGGAG GATTGAGTGGGTGCGACGGTGGTGTTTGTGGAAGCACTATCGAGATTTCTTCCCAATCCACCTTATTAAAACTGCCGAGCTCGATCCCTATAAGAACTACATTATGGGATACCATCCTCATGGCATCCTCGCTGCTGGAGCATTTTGCCATTTTGCTACTGAAGGATCAAACTTTAGTAAG ACTTTCCGGGGCATCACTCCTCACCTGCTTACATTGGATGGCCATTTTCATCTCCCCTTCTACAGAGAGTTCTTCATGGCTTCTG GTGCTGTGAGTGCTACACGAGAGAGTATGGATTACCTGTTAGGCCAGGAAGGAAGTGGACGTGCCCTCTGCCTGGTGGTAGGTGGGGCAAAGGAGTCCCTGGATTGCCATCCTGGCAGTGTCGTTTTGCACCTCAACAAACGCAAAGGTTTCTGCAAGATGGCTCTCAGACATGG tgcttcgcttgtgccaatgttttctttTGGTGAGAATGAGATCTATGATCAAGTTGCTAATCCTGAAGGCTCATTAATACGTCGAATTCAAAACAATCTTCAGAAAGTCATTGGCTTGGCTCCGTGTATGTTTATTGGCCGAGGGGTGTTTCAATATAGCTTTGGCATTGTCCCCTTCCGAAAACCTATCTACACAGTTG TTGGCTCGCCAATTGATGTACCCGTGGTGAAGAATCCCACCAAGGAGCAGATTGTGGGTTTACACGAAACCTATGTCAATGCAGTGATTAGTCTGTATAACAAGTACAAACACAAGTATTCCGAATACCCAGAATGTGAAATTAAGATTGTTTAG
- the LOC123757605 gene encoding 2-acylglycerol O-acyltransferase 1 isoform X1, translating to MIVSSAEVSGAGRGTDLSRVTMNMETSNMEASHSCVGTPPSQITLPAGDASTGNQKMEEISLANQNNEFLPPKCQEIEDIMPKSLKMGEIATKTQQEEDIFLNNANINNISSDAQKAEFIPLSDKGSQTEQYGMEFKDNFEQKQNIEKQNNMTNEESNEKSKLTKDEEEDLKRYNRKMPEDRSALKKDKIEEHFDRLPWVFGAIGRVLNFGISHGPQFAPLNIPFSRRLQTLAVLFWMSTFLFMGAGSLIFLIYLFLYTEYWWVSLCYLTWFLGDRTIRNRGGRRIEWVRRWCLWKHYRDFFPIHLIKTAELDPYKNYIMGYHPHGILAAGAFCHFATEGSNFSKTFRGITPHLLTLDGHFHLPFYREFFMASGAVSATRESMDYLLGQEGSGRALCLVVGGAKESLDCHPGSVVLHLNKRKGFCKMALRHGASLVPMFSFGENEIYDQVANPEGSLIRRIQNNLQKVIGLAPCMFIGRGVFQYSFGIVPFRKPIYTVVGSPIDVPVVKNPTKEQIVGLHETYVNAVISLYNKYKHKYSEYPECEIKIV from the exons GGACAGACCTGTCAAGAGTAACAATGAATATGGAGACCAGCAACATGGAGGCTTCTCATTCTTGTGTTGGCACACCACCTTCCCAGATCACCTTGCCTGCAGGTGATGCTTCAACGGGCAACCAGAAAATGGAAGAGATTTCATTAGCCAACCAGAACAATGAGTTTTTACCACCAAAGTGTCAGGAAATTGAAGATATTATGCCAAAGAGCTTGAAAATGGGTGAGATTGCAACAAAGACTCAACAAGAGGAAGACATTTTCTTGAATAATGCAAACATTAATAATATTTCCTCAGACGCTCAGAAAGCCGAGTTTATTCCATTAAGTGATAAAGGGAGCCAGACAGAACAATATGGAATGGAGTTTAAAGACAATTTTGAGcagaaacaaaatatagaaaaacaaaacaatatGACAAATGAAGAATCAAATGAAAAATCTAAGTTGACAAAAGATGAAGAGGAAGACCTTAAAAGATACAATAGAAAAATGCCCGAAGATCGATCTGCTCTGAAGAAGGACAAAATTGAGGAACATTTTGACAG GTTGCCATGGGTGTTCGGAGCAATAGGTCGTGTTCTTAACTTCGGTATCAGCCATGGACCTCAGTTTGCGCCTCTCAACATCCCGTTCAGTCGACGTTTACAGACGTTGGCTGTTCTCTTTTGGATGTCAACATTTCTCTTCATGGGTGCTGGTTCCCTCATATTTCTTATTTACCTCTTCTTATATACAGAATATTG GTGGGTTTCCCTATGCTACTTGACGTGGTTCCTTGGAGATCGTACCATCCGCAACAGGGGTGGCAGGAG GATTGAGTGGGTGCGACGGTGGTGTTTGTGGAAGCACTATCGAGATTTCTTCCCAATCCACCTTATTAAAACTGCCGAGCTCGATCCCTATAAGAACTACATTATGGGATACCATCCTCATGGCATCCTCGCTGCTGGAGCATTTTGCCATTTTGCTACTGAAGGATCAAACTTTAGTAAG ACTTTCCGGGGCATCACTCCTCACCTGCTTACATTGGATGGCCATTTTCATCTCCCCTTCTACAGAGAGTTCTTCATGGCTTCTG GTGCTGTGAGTGCTACACGAGAGAGTATGGATTACCTGTTAGGCCAGGAAGGAAGTGGACGTGCCCTCTGCCTGGTGGTAGGTGGGGCAAAGGAGTCCCTGGATTGCCATCCTGGCAGTGTCGTTTTGCACCTCAACAAACGCAAAGGTTTCTGCAAGATGGCTCTCAGACATGG tgcttcgcttgtgccaatgttttctttTGGTGAGAATGAGATCTATGATCAAGTTGCTAATCCTGAAGGCTCATTAATACGTCGAATTCAAAACAATCTTCAGAAAGTCATTGGCTTGGCTCCGTGTATGTTTATTGGCCGAGGGGTGTTTCAATATAGCTTTGGCATTGTCCCCTTCCGAAAACCTATCTACACAGTTG TTGGCTCGCCAATTGATGTACCCGTGGTGAAGAATCCCACCAAGGAGCAGATTGTGGGTTTACACGAAACCTATGTCAATGCAGTGATTAGTCTGTATAACAAGTACAAACACAAGTATTCCGAATACCCAGAATGTGAAATTAAGATTGTTTAG